GCACTATTGAAATGGTGGACTCTGGCAGGAGCATCTACGAAGGCATACTATTAAATTATTTATACCAGTTCAGCAATGCGGAAGACATGGCAAAAGTTGAGGAAATAATATGCGAAGAATTCCCCGGGTTTAAGGAATTCATGGTGCAATGGAAAGAAGATAAGACAGTAAAAATAGTCAACGGGAATGTAGTGCTTGGAGGTACGGTTATTCAGGGCTCAAAAGACAGGAAGGATCTGAGCGGGAAAGAGAAAAAATGGCTAGATTTACATAGCGGGACGATAAAGGCTTTGACCATGGCTTTAAATTCCACAGACAGGCATACCCTGCTCTTAAGCGAACAGGGAAGCATGCCTTACGAGCTTGTAAAGGAGTATGCGGAATTTAGAGGGGCCGAGATGGATGTGTATAACGGCCATAAACACACTACTATGCTTGAATTAAGCGGCGGCGAGATGGTCGAATTCGGCGAGTTAGATGAGTCTGGCATAGCAAAAGAGGCTGGTGCAGTAAAAGACTTAATGGGATTTCTAGGCAGGCATTTGGTACCGGCGGACAGTAATATAGAGCCCGGTGTCCCTATGCAGATCCTTTATTTGACCTCTCTTGAGATGGTCCCGTCAGAAGAACTTGAAGCCTGGAATGATTTCCTAAATACCGGCAGGATAGAAATCGCAGGCAAAAAGTATAAACTGCCTTCTAACGTGAAGATAGTTGTAAACGCGTCAGTCCTGAGGACCAAGCTTTTCTCATCGCCTTTTTATAACAGGTTCCAAAAGATCGGTATCAAAGCAGTGGAAAACAGGGAAGATGTAGGGAAATACCTGGATTACAAATATCCGGGCTTAACACAACAAGAGATAGATATGATCTATGGCGGTGCGAAATTAGCCTGGTATATGGATATGGGCAGGTATAATATGCAAAAGCCCGACTATAATCGAGCCAGGCAGCGCTTTGGTACCAGGTACGGATTTAGCATGAAAGAAATTGACCTGCTGGCAGAAATAGTGCTCTTAGAGAAAACAAACCTGATAAACAAGGGCAGTACTGAAATAGATTCCGTTAATATAGTCCTAAAGAGCCTGCTCCGCCTCTATGGCGCAGGTTTAAATGACATCAAAGGACCCTCCGGCATTTCAGACAGGGATATGTATATGGACAGGTTGCTGAAAGAAGTGTTTAACTTCAAATTCAAACGCCGGGAACTTGAGAAAATGTTAGTAACAATCAGGCATGACCTAAGAGATGTGAAGATCAAATGGGTAGAAAAGAGCCTGGCTATAGAGGGCCTGGGAGAAACCTGGCAGTCCTTTAACAACGGTATAATGGTAAAAAAAGAAGACGGCAATTATATAGTAAAAACGCCTGCAAATATACACAAAATAAAAATAGGAAAAGATGGCTTGTTTGAAAAGTCCGAAGGCCTGAAGATAGAGATAAAAGAAGGCCGGTTAATACTCCACTTGGGGTTGATAGAGTCTATAGGCGGCATAGAGACAGCCTGCGACGAAGAATATGCAATGCCTCCCGAAGAAGTGCCTCACGGCGATTATATAAAGTATACCGGGGCCATAACAGAGATAGCGAGCATGATGCTTCTGTCCTCAAGGAGATTAGAATATACAAACGGCAGTTCCAGAGGACCTATGCCTGTTTTACAGATGGGTGAGACCGGGGGAGCAAAGAGCACCTTAATAAGGAACTTCGGGCATATACTCGGTATTCCTATCAACACCCTGCACTGCTTTGAACATATGGAACCTGACGTGGTCTATGCGGACATGAGCGTAGCCGGCGGGCAGAATAAAGAGCTGACCTTAACTTTAAAAGAGTTTTTCAGCCATTTCGGCAAGATAGACGGCAAATACTATTATCCGAACGGCAAGAAAACCCATGCCGGAAGGAAAATTCTATTTTTAGATGAAACAAACGTAACCCCTGAGCTTCTGTACAGTATTCGCGAATTATTGCAGGGCAAGAGGGAGTTCAACGTTTATTTATCCGGCGAGATGTTCAGGGTAGAACTTGACCCTGAGGTAATAGTAGAGCTTGCAAGCAATCCCGCAGGCAGGTACGAAGGCAGGGGCGAATTTGCCTGGGAGATCCTTGAGGGTATAGTTAAATTATGGATGCCTGTACTGCACAAATATAAAGAGTCAACCCGAGTTACTAAAAAAGCCGGAGCGGATATTTTGCTTGGGATGTACAGCCGCAAGATGAGAGAATTAGAGAAAGGCTCAGTAGAATCAGAGGGTTTAAAGGAAACGGTATTTAGCGGCGTAAAATTAATGGAAAATGCGGCACCTGCACAAAAGATAGCGGGTGTGCCGGAAAATATAACTTATAAAACCTATGAAAGAACAGAGATAAAAAATGAAAACATCGAAGAAAAAAAGAAACCGGAAAGACCAAAGGAATTTCCTAAAGTAAGGAAAAACCAGACGTTTAAGTGCAGTCATAAAGAAATGGAAGCGGGACTGAAACAAATAGCTGAAACCGGCGATAGGAACAAAAAGTATCAACTCCTGCTTGACACCGTGCTTAACAATTATTTCCTTGCATTAGGCGAAGGTTCTGCCCAAATAAAAAATTATACTGAAAACACGGGGTCCTTAACGAACCGTGTGCTTACCGCAGCAAAAGCTATAGATCCGGAACTTGCCCAATATATTGAAGGTATAGTTAAAATGTATTCGGACTCAGGTAAAGCTATAAGTCTACAAACAGCTAAAAATATAATGAATAGCATAAGAGAGCTAATCCTTAAAAGAGGTGTCAGGCGGTTCCCTTTCAGTTTTGAGATGATACAGACAGAGAAAGAAAAACTGGTCATACTCTTTAAAAGCGAAAAAATAATCAGAGAAGTTGTGCTGACTGATAAAGACTTTGAGGAATTAGGTATAAATAAAGACACATACAAAGACAAACTGCCTGTTAAGGCGTATTCGGTCGAGAAACACCCATTTTTAGAAGAGGCAGTGGCAAGAGGGGTTTTTAAAGGGAAAAACTATGCGGTCGTATATGAAAAATCTACACTGGAAGGCCTCCATTCTTCCCAGGACCCGCAAACACTTATCAGCTGGTGCGGTTATCATGAGCTGGGCCATCGTATTGAAGAGATGCGGGTTTACGGCGAACAGATAACTGCTAATAAAAACGTTGAACTGTTTTCCTCATTGTTCCCGATAATATTCAGCGCGGAAGGCAAGAGGGCTGCATATATTGAATATGAACTTTTAAGGTTGTTGAGCCAGGAAAAGGACAAGGGTTCATATTATTGCCAGGCAGCAAAAGGGATTTTTAACGGATTCTTGGCAGTATTAAAAGAAGAAGGCAAAATCGATAAAGGTGTTGCCGAGATAACCAACTACTTTGAACAGGGATCAATAGATATAATATGGGCTGCAATAAAGAAGTTAAAAGAAGAAGAGGTAAAAAATATAGCAATCAAGCTCTACAAGGAATCCGGAAAATATTTATCAAGCGCCGAAGCCGGCAAATATAAAGGGAAAAAAGGCGGGATAGCGAGCGGGGACAGCATAGGTGAGTATACAGACGGGCTGGCCAATCCTCCGGACGTGGACACTGAAGAACTTCCGCAAGAAGAACAAAAGGAAATAGAGAATAAAATAAATATAGAATCCGACGCAGAAGGCGAGAAGGAAGAAACCCCCAAGATAATCAATGATAAGGAAGTCGGCGGTATGTCAGGGGAAGAAGGAGGGGAACCAGGAAGAGGCGGCTCCGGAGTGGTGGAAGGAAAATGGTTTGAAAAATATTGCCTCCTGTTCGGCAGCGGGGCAAGAAAGTTCATAGATATTTTTGCCGTAGAGCCGAAAGAAGAAGAAACTTATGCCAGTTCAGGGAGGAAGCTTGTTATAAGGCGCTGGATAACTTCGGCAAAAAAAGTTTTCAAGAAAACGATATATGAGGAAGAATCCCCGCAGGTTGAGATAGGGGTAACAATAGACAGGAGCGGAAGCATATTGGGAAAACCGGGTTTAGTAACTGCCTTCAATACCTTAACCAAATTTTTTATCAGTTTAATGTATGTTGCCGGCAGGAACAATACAGATGTTTCGTTTACGGTAAGTTCTATAGGCGAAGACTTTACTCCTGTAGTCGGGTTTGACGAATGCAGGGACGAAAATAAGCTTGAAGAGGCACCGGCTGCATTGTGGAGAGGTGACAGCGACGGTATAAATACTATAAACCTGATCAATGGTTTGAGAAAACAGTACGCTTCTCGCGATCTAAGCAAGCCAAAAGTGCACTTTGTACATACTGACGGCGGAGAGACGGCTTTCAAGCATCGTCCTACGGAAGCAGAATGGAAGCAGTTAAGAGATATGGTAAACAAGTTTGAAGAGGAATACGGGGTTGAACTGGTTTTTATCGGTCTGGGGACAGAAGATGTAAAGAATTATAACAGGTATATCGTTTTAGAGGATGAGCCAAAAGCCGAAGAGTTTGTAGATATTATAACGAATATCGCGATAATGAAAGTAACGCGCGGCAAACTTCTTGAAGGCGACCTTGTAAAAGTGTTGAACCTAACGACAGCTTCTGTTCAAGCGATGGGCCTGGCTGCGGGTTCAAAAATGACAATCCATGCAGTACAAAACACTGCAAATACTTCTGGCATGTTAAGAAATAAGATACTAAATATTATGGACAGGTTCCGGGAACTAAGGCAAATATGCCCTGAGCTGGTGGGGAAGTCTTTTACACAGGCTAAGTTCGGGTTAACTCTGGATCAAATGAAAACAGAAAGAGAAAATAACCGGATGGTGTCAAGAAAAGGGATGAAGAGGCTTACTGTTACTTCTATTACTTCCCAGCAAGCCATAGAGCTTAAGCAAAAATTAGGGCGTGAGTTCAAGGAATTTACTTCCGGAGCCGATAAAGTACCTAATATCGTTTTATACGGCCAGGAATTAAAAATATGGGTTGATATGTCAGGGATGATTTATGTGCAGGATCCGAGTGATGCCTCCTTAAATAATCCGAAGCTGGCCGGTTTGGTGCAGAGTCCCGAAGGCAGAAACTGGGTTAATTCAATGCTGTTTCATTTAATTAATTATACTATACATGCTGATGTCCCTAACAAAAACAGTTTCAGTCAGCAGTTAGTCAGGTTCTGTAATCTGCCTGTAGGCCGGGCCGGTGAACAGATCAACAATGACATAATTCTTGTCAATAATGACCTGATGATCCCGAAAAACATGATCGAGCGCTTAGGTCTTAATAAAGACGAGAACTTTACTGAAGAAGAAAGAAGGTTCTATACCCGGCTATTTGGCGAGATAGAAACCATGTATTCAAATAAAATGGTCATAGCATCGATAGAAGGTGAAACCGCTGCGGCAAAGAACCTGGAAGCCTCTGGCAGGGTTAATTTAAGGTTATATGCCGAAGATATGGCAGGTTTGACCGGCACAGGCGTTTTAAATAAAATAGGGAATATATATTTGGCATTATTGAACAGCCAGGAAGGCGTATTAATGGCCAAAACAACGCTTGATATAGGGTTTAATTTTGGCGAAGATAAATTAAGCGATTTGGGTAAAGCTGCGGAACTGATAGAGGCACGCATGAAAGACTGGACACAGGGACCGGTAACGATAACCGATCTTGTTGTGAACGGGAAATTAAACACCAAATATCTGGATCTTTCCAGGCTTGCAGAAGCAAAAGGTGTCGATATAGCGGAACTTAAAAAAGGCGGATTTGACCTGGAAGCAATGAAACAAATACTGGCTAACCTGTCAGGAAAAAGTAAATCTGAATTTGATAAATATCAGAAGTCGCTCACAGAACAGCAAAAAAGGGCTTTGGAGAATGAAGTTCTTGACATCTATGAACGTGCTGGAAAATCACGCATAGAGGCCAAAGAGCTCTTAAAAACAGGCAATGTCAATAAAGACCTGGTCCAGTTCGTGTATTATATGCACTGGAATATGCAGGTTTTGACCAGGCAATTAATAAGAGATATTATGGAAATTGAAGTTGAGAAGCGTGAAGGCAGGGTGAAGGCGGTTGAAAGCGTCGGCTTGGAAAATAGTATCGGTGATGCATCGGCCCTAGAGAGTTTATATCAATCAATATTGGATACCTATAACCTCGGAGCAAAAAGTATCCATATAAACCTTGTTCCCTTGATCAGTAAAAAGACAAAAGAATTGTATCAGGAAAGGGTGCTGGATTTAGTTACCGAAAGAAGATCTAAAAAAGATGTGGAACTGGAAATTAAGGAAGAGCTGGCTAAATTCATAAATGAACTGGGCCTGCAGCTGGTAAAGTTCGCAGATGAATACAGAGGAAGGCCGCTGCCTTCCGATTTTGTTGTGTCTGTTGCTTTGCCGGAAGCTTCGCATGATGCTGCAAAAGCCTTGCGTCAGGCAGGTATCGAATGTGTCGAAGTGTGTACGCTTGGCCAATTGTCAAACCTTGCCGAAGGCAGCGATTATAAATTGCAAAGCAATAATACGTATTTGAAAGTCGTAACAGCACAAGAAGATGTAAAAGAAGATGATAAAACAAAGGGGCTTGAAAACGGGTTAAAGAGCCAGGCAAAGGTTCTTATGGTTGATTCCAGGCTTTCTGAATCGCTGGAAAGGGCTGATAAGCCGTTTGCTCAGGCTGTTGAGGAAAAGAAACAGAAAGCAGATATGTATAAGAAAAAATCAACAGCTAATTTAAGTTTGACTTCCTTCACCGAAGGTTATAATGTCTACAAACGCAGGGCGGTTCCTTTAATGAATGAAAAAGAAGAGGTGTATGCTGAGGTCGTTAAACTTGTCTATGAGTATAAGAAATTAACGGTGTTAAAAGATAAGGCTGAAAAATTAACGGAGATTCGGGACAAGATTTCAGGTGATGAAAGGTTTGCACATTTAAAAGACTACGTTGATGAAGCTATGAAATCCGTTCAAAGTATGAGTGCCATAGGTGCAGCAGATGCAGAGGTCATTGAAAGGTGCGATATTACAGCCCAATATGTCTTTGGCGCCTTGGTTTCAATAGCAAGCGATAGTATAGTGCCCGAACTGCTGCCTGAGTATATGAAAAATGTCGAATTTATAAGCGGCGAGTTAAGGCAGGTGTGTGCCATATTGCTATTGAATGTGTTTGCTACAGATACAAAGCTGTTCAATGACCTGAAAGATTATCAGGGCGACCCAAGGCGGTTTAATTTCAATGACTATGACAATGATATGGTCAGAGGTATCATTGAGAACGGCACGGTTTCCGGGGCAACTCCGGCCGCGGTCACTGAACGGATACTTGACCTGTTGTACAACGACACAAAACACATAATGCCGGAGTTCATAGATAACATTATTAAAACAGTCGGTTCCTCAACAAAGGTAAGCCTGGTGCGGGCAATTAATGCCGCCGGGTAAATGCTTTTTGTAACGCTATTTTATCTGACACCTGCCTTTCTTTTATTTCCTGCCGAGCAATCCGTATTTATTCTAAAAAATAAAAAAAGTATGATTTTAAAAGCTATTTTATCTATGGCATAACAAAATATGATATAATAAAAACCATTGTAATTTAAAATAAATTGATAATTTGTGTGGCATTAAAGGGATAATAATATGAAGAAGATCGTCTTATTAACAGCGGTTATAATAGCCTGCCGTATTTTATGTCATAGTGCGGAGAATGCGGCACCTTCGGCTCTTACGCTTAAAGGCTGCCTTGATCTATCGGAGAAAAAAAGTGAAGTGTTAAAGATAGAATTTGAAAGACAGAAACAGATGCTTTACAGGTTAAACCAGGCCAGAGGCACCGTGCTCCCTGCGATCGATTATAGGTACCTCAAAACCTATAGAGATACTTCGGGCGGATTTTATGACGGGGAACAGGCGGATTCAAGATTTAATATAAGCCAGCCAATATTTAACGGGTTTAAGAATAGTTACGGCATAAAAGCCGCAAAAAGCCTGGTAACAAAAGAAGAACTGCTTTATAAAGTATTGTATAAAGATTTTGAAGTTTCGGTCACGCAGTCTTTTTATACTGTTATCCAGTTACAGGCAGATATACAAAACATTCAAAGCTCTGAAAAACTGTTGCAGGACAGGATAATAGAGCTCAACGAAAGGGTACGGCTCGGAAAATCCCGGGAAAGCGAAGTCCTGGCAGTTGAATCCCAGATAGCAACTCTTAAAGCGCAGGAAGAAAGCCGGAAAGGCAACCTTGCCAATGCCCTGGAGTCTTTATCATTCTTGACAGGCATTGATTCATCGGAGTTGAACATCATTGACGATTCCTCTGGGGTTCAGGACCTTGAAATACTGGAGAAGTATATTGCAAAAGTAAATGACTGGCCAGAGATCGAAGCCGCCAGGCAGGATATTGTATTTCAAACCAATGCGGTCAATATCGCTAAAGGTTCGCGCCTGCCGTCTTTAGATCTTGACGGTTCCTATTATACAAACAGGAGCGGCAGCCTTTCTTCATCGAACTGGGAAGCGCTCTTTACGTTTGATATGCCTCTTTTTCAGGGAGGGATAATCAAAGGGAAGTTAAACGAAGAGAGCTCTATCCTTAACCAGTATGAACAAGCTCTTTCTTTGGCACAAAGACAGGCCACAAGCCTGGTAAAGAAGCTTTATCAGGCTGCGGTTTCAAGCCTTGGCCAGGTTTCCGCGTATAAAGATGCTTACGAAAAAGCTCAAAAAAGCTACCAGATACAGTTAAAAGATTACCGTTTTGGCCTTGTAAACAACCTTGATGTCCTGCAGGCTATGACAGCGATGCTCGATGCAAAACGCAGCTATGACAAAGCTCTTGTGCAGGCAAAAATAGATAAGGCCAACCTTGAAATAGCAACAAAAAACTAAAAATACAATAAACAGCTTGACATGTTGTATTGTGTATAATACAAAATATATGTAATCTTATATTATGCAGGGGTTGGGCAAAATTAAGGTGTGTGTCCCCCGAATTAATTCCGGGGACACACACCTTAATTAGTATGCAGGCGCAAAAGATATTTTTGCACAAGGGACAATAAATGAGAAATAAACATTTAACATTCAATGAACTGGTAGAGTCTATTCAAAATGTACATCAAAATCTTTCTGCAAAGGCTGCTAAAGCGGTTAATGCCAGTCTAACTATTAGAAACTGGATTATTGGCTATTATATTGAAGAATATGAGCGTGCCGGGGTTGACAGGGCTCGTTACGGAGACCGTCTTATGGAGGTGTTGGCAACTACTCTTACAAAACAACGCTTATCCGGGTGCGATAGGAGAGAATTATACCGGCATAGGCAGTTTTATCTTGTATACCCGCAAATTGTGGAGTCAGTGTCCCCACAATTACCTGCTTGGCTAAAGGGAATGATTTCAGTAAAACCGAAGAAAGTGGGGACAGTGTCCCCACAATCAAGTATCCCGCCCAAACAGCTTTTAGACAGGTTTTCTTATTCACATTTTGCTGAATTATTAGAAATCGAAGATCATATGAAGCGCGCTTTTTATGAACATGAATGTATGAGGGGTAATTGGTCAGTGCGGGAGCTTAAGCGGCAGATAGCCACTCTTTATTTCGAGCGTTCCGGATTGTCAAAAAATAAAAAGAAGCTCGCTGAAATTGTGGGCAGAAAAGCTGAGACCGATAAACCGGAGTTTGTAATCCGCGACCCTTACGTGTTCGAGTTTCTCGGGTTAAAATCAAGAGAAGTAATGGGCGAGTCTCATCTTGAAAATGCTTTGCTCGATAAATTGCAGGAGTTCCTCTTAGAACTCGGGCATGGATTTTGTTTTGAGGCACGGCAGCAGAGGATAATTATTGGGGGTGAATATTGTTTTGTCGACCTTGTGTTTTATCACAGGGTGCTTAAATGTCACGTGTTAGTTGAGCTTAAGGCAGATGAATTTAAATATGAGAATGTAGGCCAGTTGAATACTTATATTAACTGGTACAAAAAGCATGCAATGACTGCGGGTGATAATCCGCCTATCGGTATTTTATTGTGTACCGGCAAGAATAGCGCAAAAGTTGAGTTTGCATTAGCAGGCATGGATAATAAGTTATTTGTTAAAAAATACCAGTTGGAGCTGCCCAAAAAGGAAGAGATAAAAAAGTTTTTAGAAGCCCAGATTAAATAAAAACTGAGGAATTCTTGCGGCACACTATTTAATTATTTTGTTAATTCAGGGGACACACACCTTAATTGTTGAATTTAGGAGACACAAGACTGAATTAAAACATTAATCAAAGGAAGCTAAAGGTAGTTAAAAATTAGCGTTTAGCGTATAACATAGAGCGGATAGAAAAAGCAAAAGCCTCAAAGATTTTGCAGTTCCTATATGCTAAACACTAATAATGGGAGTTAAAATGTCTTTATCAGATACGTCAATAAAAAACCCGGTTTTTGCCTGGATGCTTATGGCCGGGATTATTGTTTTTGGTATGTTAGGTTTTTTAAGGTTGGGTGTAAGCCAGCTGCCTGATGTTGATAATCCCGTACTTTCCATTTCCACCGCGTGGGAAGGCGCTGCGCCTGAAGTCATGGAAACAGAAGTGACAGATGCTATAGAAGGCGCTGTAATGGGGATACAGGGTGTCCAAGAAATAATATCCACATCGCGGCAGGGAAGCAGTGATGTAACGGTCCAGTTTGACCTCAGCACCGATATAGATGTGGCCCTTCAGGAGATACAAAGCAGTATATCCCGCATCCTGCATCACATGCCCCGGGAAATTGACCCCCCTAATATCCGCAAAAGCAACCCCGAAGACCAGCCTATCCTCTGGCTCAGCGTTTCCGGAGACCGGCCTCTTAAATTTCTCATGACTTATGTCCGTGATAATATAAAAGACCAGCTGACTACCATCCCGGGTGTAGGGGACGTGTTCCTGGGCGGCTATGTGGACCCAAACCTGAGGGTCTGGCTTAATGCCGATAAGATGCAAAAAAACGAGTTGACGGTGGATGATATAACATCCGCCATTTTGTCGGAACACGCAGAGGTCCCGGCGGGCTATATCAATACAGGTACAAATGAAATGAATATACGGGTTACAGGAGAGGCCGGCACGGTAAAAGAGTTCAGCTCCATAATAATACCCTCAAGGAAAGGCTCGGTTTTGTGGAAAAAATTTACTATAGGAGATGTCGCAGATGTCGAGGAAGGGCTTGCGGATATTAGG
The window above is part of the Candidatus Liberimonas magnetica genome. Proteins encoded here:
- a CDS encoding PDDEXK nuclease domain-containing protein; amino-acid sequence: MRNKHLTFNELVESIQNVHQNLSAKAAKAVNASLTIRNWIIGYYIEEYERAGVDRARYGDRLMEVLATTLTKQRLSGCDRRELYRHRQFYLVYPQIVESVSPQLPAWLKGMISVKPKKVGTVSPQSSIPPKQLLDRFSYSHFAELLEIEDHMKRAFYEHECMRGNWSVRELKRQIATLYFERSGLSKNKKKLAEIVGRKAETDKPEFVIRDPYVFEFLGLKSREVMGESHLENALLDKLQEFLLELGHGFCFEARQQRIIIGGEYCFVDLVFYHRVLKCHVLVELKADEFKYENVGQLNTYINWYKKHAMTAGDNPPIGILLCTGKNSAKVEFALAGMDNKLFVKKYQLELPKKEEIKKFLEAQIK
- a CDS encoding TolC family protein, whose product is MKKIVLLTAVIIACRILCHSAENAAPSALTLKGCLDLSEKKSEVLKIEFERQKQMLYRLNQARGTVLPAIDYRYLKTYRDTSGGFYDGEQADSRFNISQPIFNGFKNSYGIKAAKSLVTKEELLYKVLYKDFEVSVTQSFYTVIQLQADIQNIQSSEKLLQDRIIELNERVRLGKSRESEVLAVESQIATLKAQEESRKGNLANALESLSFLTGIDSSELNIIDDSSGVQDLEILEKYIAKVNDWPEIEAARQDIVFQTNAVNIAKGSRLPSLDLDGSYYTNRSGSLSSSNWEALFTFDMPLFQGGIIKGKLNEESSILNQYEQALSLAQRQATSLVKKLYQAAVSSLGQVSAYKDAYEKAQKSYQIQLKDYRFGLVNNLDVLQAMTAMLDAKRSYDKALVQAKIDKANLEIATKN